One genomic region from Bradyrhizobium icense encodes:
- a CDS encoding alpha-1,4-glucan--maltose-1-phosphate maltosyltransferase gives MLPRPHHAMSVPVKQAFHIEEIFPSIDCGRFAVKRIVGETVEVWADIYRHGHDVVAADLIWRREPESDWQRTAMIHHGNDRWVASFVPEKTGRYSYAIEAWTDEFATWRHGFEQKRKANVATEVDAMEGASLLTRALSGGQEATGKIARACEIFLQSGKCESLLADDLKKAMAEGQDRADLTRSKPLTLTVDRPKARCSSWYEMVPRSQSPQPGQHGTWNDCINRLPDIQAMGFDVIYLTPIHPIGGTNRKGRNNSLKASDAEPGSFYAIGSHEGGHDAIHPQLGSLNEFRRFVAACVAAGMEVALDFAIQCSPDHPWLKQHPEWFKRRPDGSMKYAENPPKKYEDIVNVDFESDDAEELYRALRDVVLFWVSQGVKIFRVDNPHTKPFRFWEWLIKEVQARDPDVLFLSEAFTRPKVMKGLAKLGFTQSYTYFTWRTERWEIEQYVNELTGYPEREFYRPNFFVSTPDILPFHLQRGEPWTFKTRLALAATLSSNYGIYNGFELLEHEPIPGREEYLNSEKYELKSRDWDKPGNIKPYIAQINRIRRENPALQQTSAIRFLPVEDSSVIAYVKHSADQTNVVVTIIALTGGFREFWLPLGDVQVRLGHGDLKPVTALENLKSGPTSPVAYGGMRLWIDPIHDPVLIFRCLG, from the coding sequence ATGCTGCCGCGTCCCCATCATGCCATGAGCGTTCCTGTAAAACAGGCCTTTCATATCGAGGAGATTTTCCCCTCAATTGACTGCGGCCGCTTTGCGGTCAAACGAATCGTGGGCGAGACCGTCGAGGTCTGGGCAGATATCTATCGCCACGGTCACGATGTCGTTGCCGCCGACTTGATATGGCGCCGCGAGCCCGAATCCGATTGGCAGCGGACCGCCATGATTCACCATGGCAATGACCGCTGGGTGGCATCCTTCGTGCCTGAGAAGACCGGGCGCTACAGCTACGCGATTGAGGCGTGGACCGACGAATTCGCGACGTGGCGACATGGCTTTGAGCAAAAACGCAAAGCCAATGTGGCGACCGAAGTTGACGCTATGGAGGGAGCTTCCCTGCTTACCCGCGCCCTTAGCGGCGGTCAGGAAGCCACAGGAAAGATCGCGCGTGCATGCGAAATCTTCTTACAGTCGGGCAAGTGCGAGAGCCTACTCGCCGATGACCTAAAAAAGGCAATGGCCGAAGGGCAAGATCGGGCGGATCTCACCCGATCGAAGCCACTGACACTTACCGTGGATAGGCCCAAGGCCCGCTGCAGCTCCTGGTACGAAATGGTTCCTCGCAGCCAAAGTCCTCAGCCAGGACAACATGGCACGTGGAACGATTGCATCAATCGTCTTCCCGACATCCAGGCCATGGGCTTCGATGTCATCTATTTGACGCCCATCCACCCGATTGGAGGCACCAATCGCAAGGGACGCAACAATTCTCTCAAAGCCAGCGATGCTGAACCGGGCAGCTTTTACGCGATTGGCTCACATGAGGGGGGACACGATGCCATCCATCCGCAGCTCGGAAGCCTGAATGAATTTCGGCGGTTTGTTGCGGCATGCGTTGCCGCCGGCATGGAGGTCGCGCTCGACTTCGCTATTCAATGTTCACCGGATCACCCCTGGCTCAAGCAGCATCCGGAATGGTTCAAACGCCGTCCAGACGGCTCGATGAAATACGCGGAGAACCCCCCAAAGAAATACGAAGACATCGTGAATGTTGATTTTGAATCGGACGATGCTGAGGAGTTATACCGAGCGTTGCGCGATGTCGTCCTGTTCTGGGTCTCGCAAGGCGTCAAAATCTTTCGTGTCGACAACCCACACACGAAGCCGTTTCGCTTTTGGGAATGGCTGATCAAGGAGGTACAAGCGCGCGATCCTGACGTGCTTTTCCTTTCGGAGGCATTCACCAGGCCCAAAGTCATGAAGGGGCTTGCCAAGCTCGGCTTCACGCAGTCTTACACGTACTTCACGTGGCGCACGGAAAGATGGGAGATCGAGCAGTATGTGAACGAGCTCACGGGCTACCCCGAGCGCGAATTTTATCGTCCCAATTTCTTTGTTAGCACGCCCGACATCCTGCCGTTCCACCTTCAGCGCGGCGAGCCATGGACGTTCAAGACACGGCTTGCGCTGGCTGCGACATTATCGAGCAACTACGGCATCTATAACGGTTTCGAGCTTCTCGAGCATGAGCCGATACCGGGCCGCGAGGAGTATCTCAACTCCGAAAAATACGAATTGAAATCCCGCGATTGGGACAAGCCCGGAAACATCAAGCCTTATATCGCCCAGATCAATCGTATCCGACGCGAAAACCCAGCACTGCAACAGACCTCCGCGATCCGGTTTCTGCCCGTGGAGGACAGCTCGGTCATCGCCTACGTCAAACATTCCGCCGATCAGACAAACGTAGTTGTGACGATCATCGCATTAACGGGTGGTTTCCGGGAATTCTGGCTTCCGCTCGGTGATGTGCAGGTGCGGCTAGGCCATGGCGACTTGAAGCCCGTGACCGCGCTTGAAAACCTGAAATCCGGTCCGACCTCGCCCGTCGCCTATGGCGGTATGCGGCTTTGGATCGATCCAATCCACGATCCCGTGCTTATTTTCCGGTGCTTGGGTTAA